GGGAAGGGGTTCCTGGAGGTCGTCTCCGGCCCGCTGGTACGCTCCAGTTATCGCGCCGACCGGGTATTCGAAAAAAACAACTGTGGGCTGGACAGCGACGTGGCCTGACACCGCGTCTGCTGGCGCCGGGTGCATCCGAGAACCGGCTGGCTTGCGATTGTCGGCCCGCCGGAGCTGGCGGGGATCGATCTGCTGCGTTCACTCAGACGGCGCAGGACGGAGGATTTTGCGGACCTCGATGATGGAGTCCGAGGTGGCTGCATGCAGCAGCCGGAAGCCGAGCGCGCGCGCCAGATCAAGCATGGCCTGGTTCTCGCGCAGGACAAAACCGTAGACCTGGTGCAGACGCTTCTTGCGGCACCATTCAATGACCCGGCTCAGCAGGTGTCGCGCAATGCCCTGACGCCTGAGCTCACGGCCGACGATGATGGCGAATTCGGCCGAATGACTTGAATCATCGATGGTCGCGCGGGCCACGGCGCCGATGCGTGCCTGTGCCGGGTGCAGAGCCTCGACCAGCACCAGCGCGAACTCGCGCTGCGGGTCGGGGTTGGCCAGTCGAGCGGCATATTCCGGGGTCAGTTCGCGCATTGGATGGAGAAACCGCATGCGCACTTCGTCGGGCGTCAGCGACTGAAACGCTGACCGAAGGCGCGGTGCATCGTCGGGCATCATCGGACGAACGAGGAAACGACGCCCGTCATCGAGCTCGATCGCCTCGCACCAGGGCCTGCCGAGCGGATAGCGCCGGAAGCGCCGCCTGGCCACGGTCGCTCAGCGCAGCGACTGCTGCAGTGCGGCCAGTGCATCGGCACCCGGGCACAGCTCGGCGGCATCAATATCTCGAAGCGGTACGCCGGTGGTGCCGGCAATGGCATGGAACTCCGGCTGGTCGGGATCGATGTAGAGCAGGCCGGTGACCACCTGGCCGCGCTCACGATGCCGCTCCAGGTACTCGAGCGCGGCGGCCCGGTTGTTGGCGTTGTAGTCGCTCTCGAGCTTCTTGAACTGGATGATCGAGCCGTCGTGCAGGCTGACCGAGGCCACGGTGCCGACGGCGTAGTCGGCCTCGATCGGCTCGGCACGCGGGATCAGGTCGGCTTCGGTGACGGCTTCGTGGTGGCTGCGGGTCCAGGCGTAGCTCTTGGTTGAGCCTTCGTGATCGTTGAAGGTCACGCAGGGGCTGATGACGTCGATCACGGCGCAGCCC
This DNA window, taken from Pseudomonadota bacterium, encodes the following:
- a CDS encoding GNAT family N-acetyltransferase; this translates as MARRRFRRYPLGRPWCEAIELDDGRRFLVRPMMPDDAPRLRSAFQSLTPDEVRMRFLHPMRELTPEYAARLANPDPQREFALVLVEALHPAQARIGAVARATIDDSSHSAEFAIIVGRELRRQGIARHLLSRVIEWCRKKRLHQVYGFVLRENQAMLDLARALGFRLLHAATSDSIIEVRKILRPAPSE